The DNA sequence CGACGCCGGTGACCCGATCGTTGCGACGGGTCTGCACCTCGTCGCCGACCAGGATGCGCTGTTTCCCCATCCCCCACGCGACGACGCCGGGGTCGAGCTGGCCCCGATCGACTCTGCGCTGTTGGATGGCATCGTTGATGGCATCCGCCTCGGCGTTGGTCCCCGACACGAGCGTGACCCGCTTGCCGCGCGCGTGCCAGTAGAAGTACGCGTCGATCATCCGCTCGCGCGCCGCGTCATGGTGGTCGACCCGCTCGATGTGGCCGCGCTCAGCGAGCTCGCCGGCCACGGCCAGAGCGTGCTCGCTATCGCCCGCGTCGCGCAGGCGCAGTGTGAGCGCCGCGTACCTGGGATCGACGAACCGGTGCACGGTGTCGAGTTCGACGGACGCGTTGGCATGCCGGATGGCGGATGCCATCGCCCCAGCATGCCCGACCGGCAACGCCTGGTGTGTGTCGCCGACGAATGCGAGCCCGACGCTGTGCTCGAGCGCAAGTTCGATGAGGACGTTCGCGGTCTCTAGATCGAGCATGCCGGCTTCATCGACGACAATGCGGTCGCGAGCGTGAAGAGCCCAGTGCGCAGGGCCGCCGTAGGTGCCACCCATCACGGGGTCGACATCGCCCAGGGCGAGGCGCGTCCACACCTTTCCCCCGGCTTCATCCGTGCTCCATCGGTAGCCATGATCGAGAAGCAGCGCATGGATGCTGGCCGCCGCAGCCCCGATCTCTTGAACCGCCACCGAAGCTGCCTTGCGCGTCGGGGCGACCACCACCGTTCGCCGCCTCTGCGCGGTGAGGGCCTGGACCGCTGCCCGCAGCATCGTTGTCTTTCCTGTGCCAGCCGGGCCGGTCACCGTCACGAGCCCGTCCGTTCCGGCGATGGCGCACGCGGCAACGTTCTGCGAAGCATCCAGAATCGCAACGTCCTCGTGCGATGCAAGGCGTCGCAGCTCGCCGGGCAACAACGATCGCCCGGGCACGGCGAGTGCATCGAGCCGACCGCCGAGGCGCGTCTTGGCGCGCACGGTCTCGGTCGCCATGAATGCCTCTACGTGCGGTGGCGCACCTGGTGCAACCAGGCGCACGACAAACTTTGTTGCGCGCGCAGTGATCTCCGCGACAATGTCGTCGAGCTGATCGCGCGGCGCGACGATGCCCGTGCGAGAGAGCGCGCGCAATGCGCCGGCGCGGATGTCGAAGCGGCTGAAGCGCCCTCCGGATGACGTCGACCGTTCGTCCGCGTCGACGATCGTCACGGCAGCGAGGAGATCGAGATCGAGCTCGCTTAGTTCCATCGCAACGACCGCGACGGGTGATCGCACGCCGAGAAGTCTCGGGTCCACCGCCGCGATCTCGTCACGGACGCGCGACTCCCACGACATCTCGTCGAGGTCAGCCGGCTTGTTCGGTCGCGCCACTGCCCACGCGCGCCGGTCGATCTGCTGCAGCACGTCAACGCTGGGTGCCGATCCCCCGTGCGCCGTCGACCACTCGGCGATCAGGCGTGCGCGGTTGGCCTCGATCTGCGCCGACCGACGCGAGAGAGGCCGGACGGCGCCCGCGAGTTCGGCGATTTCGCCGGAGTCGTCGATCGTGTACCCGTGGCGCGCAAGTGCGGCAATCCATGGGGGGTCTGTGCGTGCGGCGAGCTCGCCCTCGGCGGTGACGACGGTATGCAGCTTCATCGCGACGCGCGAGTCGAGGTTCGACCACTTGCCGTCCGCTCCAAGCACCTTGATGTTCAACCAGAGGTGGCGGTGAATGTGTGGATCGAGCGCGCGGGAGCGACGATGATGCAGCTCGACGACCTCGATGCGGGTGATCTCTTCGCGGATGAGCCCGCCATGCCCGCGCCGCGCGTTGAGCTCGGTCTGCCAGGTGAGCAGGATGCGCTCACGCAGCCGGTCTTGCAGCGCTTCGAACTCCGCAGCGAGTTCCGGATGCAGCAGCGCCGCGATGCTGTAGGACTTCGGGTGATTGAGCGTCCCGTCGAGCAGCAGGTCGGCGTCGGGGCTCAGTCGCTGGTGGCCGCGCTCCTCCCCCGTAATGGGGTCATGCCCGGCGAGCCAGACGCGAAGGCCGCTGGCCGTGAGCCCGTCGGAGGTGATGACGCCGTTCTCGACGATGAAACGAGAGACGGTCGAATCGGATGCCGCGCCGTAGGCCTCGAGCGCCTCGACGCCGGTCGGGTGGTGCAGGTGGGCGTCGCAGGTTCCCTCAAATGCATACGCGATCGCCTGCCGGACGCCACGCGACTCGACGCCCCTCTTCCATCTCTCCAGGCCTCCGCGCATGGCGCCAGAGTAGGCCGGGTTTTTAACGTTATCCAGGGATTTTTACGCGTTGCGGGTCAATGCATCAAAGCGGTTTCAAAGGGTGTCGCCCACCGTTGGCGCCTGCGTGCATTGCACTCCGATCGCACTTTACGATCGCGACCTGAATGGGGTTGTGATGTCCTGCAAATGAGGACCATCGACGAAGCTCATCACGGCAGGATTAGCAGTGCTCGATCAAAGCCGAGGAGTGGACATGGACTGGAAAGCGTGGCCGAAGGATTCTGGCGACCATTCGCCGCTACACCAATCGTCAGGGGTCATGGGTGTCGAAGAGTTCAACGAAGCCCTCAAATCACGACTGGACGGTGACCCTACGGCGAGAACGGGATGGGGATCCCTCACGGACCTGGTGGTTCAAGTCGGACAAACTAATTGCCGACTATCTCCGGACACAACGCTGGAGGGCGTGACCGCGTACCTCAGAGGCGTTGCGTCTGCTGGCGGGGTCTACTCACTTGTCCGGAGCACGGAGGACGTCGTCCGTCGTCTCGTCCCCGGCCGACGACCACAGCGCATCCGGGGGTTCTACCTCTATGCGGAGTCCCCCATGGAAGAGCCACGCGTGGTCGCGCCGGTAACGCGGGCCATGGACCATTGGGAGATCGCGATGCTCGTCTTGGAGTCCGTGGCGGTGCTGCACCGCCGTGGACACCAGCGGTTACGGATCTACCCGAACATCGCAGGCAGTGGCATGGCATGGCGTACACGCGTGATCGATGTCGACACTGCCCGATTCGACGATTTCGGGGTTCAATGGCCCCGGGCGGAAGGCGCCGCCTATGCCTACACAACCGCAGCACGCTATGACGTGGGCGGAATGCTCGTCGATGCTACGTGCACCACAGACGAGCTCGCAGACCACGTACTCCAGGCTTTTCCAGATCCCGCTCGCGTCGGCCGCGCGAGGGACTGGATGTATGCGGGCTGGTTCGGTGAAATGCTGGAATCAGCCCGCCAACATCGGAACCTTCCCGTCGGTGATGAACAGATTCGAGTTGGTGATCGCATGCATTGGACATTCCTCCCGGCCGCGGGAAACTCTGTAGA is a window from the Microbacterium lacus genome containing:
- a CDS encoding AAA family ATPase, yielding MRGGLERWKRGVESRGVRQAIAYAFEGTCDAHLHHPTGVEALEAYGAASDSTVSRFIVENGVITSDGLTASGLRVWLAGHDPITGEERGHQRLSPDADLLLDGTLNHPKSYSIAALLHPELAAEFEALQDRLRERILLTWQTELNARRGHGGLIREEITRIEVVELHHRRSRALDPHIHRHLWLNIKVLGADGKWSNLDSRVAMKLHTVVTAEGELAARTDPPWIAALARHGYTIDDSGEIAELAGAVRPLSRRSAQIEANRARLIAEWSTAHGGSAPSVDVLQQIDRRAWAVARPNKPADLDEMSWESRVRDEIAAVDPRLLGVRSPVAVVAMELSELDLDLLAAVTIVDADERSTSSGGRFSRFDIRAGALRALSRTGIVAPRDQLDDIVAEITARATKFVVRLVAPGAPPHVEAFMATETVRAKTRLGGRLDALAVPGRSLLPGELRRLASHEDVAILDASQNVAACAIAGTDGLVTVTGPAGTGKTTMLRAAVQALTAQRRRTVVVAPTRKAASVAVQEIGAAAASIHALLLDHGYRWSTDEAGGKVWTRLALGDVDPVMGGTYGGPAHWALHARDRIVVDEAGMLDLETANVLIELALEHSVGLAFVGDTHQALPVGHAGAMASAIRHANASVELDTVHRFVDPRYAALTLRLRDAGDSEHALAVAGELAERGHIERVDHHDAARERMIDAYFYWHARGKRVTLVSGTNAEADAINDAIQQRRVDRGQLDPGVVAWGMGKQRILVGDEVQTRRNDRVTGVENRAQWVVRGVYDDFVSLVSVGDSGELRHIPHDYAREHLQLAYASTVHGVQGDTADASVVGPDVDAAGLYVGLTRGRLDNIAIVIAGSDAAARERVAESMQRGTPELTMQDAARAAEAEVRRAAPNREARVWGRPSVGAPTRGSGIGI